One part of the Raphanus sativus cultivar WK10039 unplaced genomic scaffold, ASM80110v3 Scaffold2154, whole genome shotgun sequence genome encodes these proteins:
- the LOC108853225 gene encoding beta-galactosidase 14-like, giving the protein MGKEYIMCTEANLELPWKLSCTRESKDVVTKINFADYGNPSGKCEHYKHGNCGASTTMKVVKKNCLGKHMCVFMVTDEMFGTSHCKTDVKFFVQYTCTKA; this is encoded by the exons ATGGGTAAGGAATATATTATGTGTACAGAAGCTAATCTCGAACTTCCGTGGAAGCTTTCTTGTACAAGAGAATCTAAAGATGTTGTTACAAAAATCAATTTTGCTGATTATGGTAATCCTTCCGGTAAATGTGAACACTATAAACACGGAAATTGCGGTGCATCAACCACCATGAAGGTTGTCAAAAAG AATTGTCTTGGAAAACACATGTGTGTGTTTATGGTTACCGACGAGATGTTTGGTACGAGTCACTGCAAAACGGATGTGAAGTTCTTTGTTCAATACACTTGTACAAAAGCATAG